One Roseofilum reptotaenium CS-1145 DNA window includes the following coding sequences:
- a CDS encoding phycobilisome rod-core linker polypeptide has translation MGNLTTATLGLDAFEIEPLELRPNADEAELEQIIRAVYKQVLGNQHLMEGDRLSSAESLLRNGDITVRDFVRAVAQSSLYQDLFFHSSPQYRFIELNFKHLLGRAPQSQEEIAEHVQIYNQQGYAAEIDSYIDSEEYVENFGDHVVPYPRSIRSVVGLKNETFNRMFSLLRGPAANDSGNSARLITSIAANVATPIELPAVGNGASYGNTDKRFRIVFSSSKATARLNKLTRQECLVNYSQMSQEVQTIHKRGGKILKITELV, from the coding sequence ATGGGAAATTTAACTACAGCGACGCTGGGCTTAGATGCCTTTGAAATTGAACCTCTAGAACTTCGTCCTAATGCTGACGAAGCAGAGCTAGAGCAGATCATTCGGGCTGTTTATAAACAGGTGTTGGGAAATCAGCATTTGATGGAAGGCGACCGCCTCTCTAGTGCTGAATCCTTATTACGCAATGGAGATATTACTGTTCGTGATTTTGTCAGGGCTGTAGCCCAATCAAGTCTGTATCAAGACCTTTTCTTCCACTCCTCCCCCCAGTACCGTTTTATCGAGTTAAACTTCAAGCATCTATTGGGTCGCGCTCCCCAATCACAGGAAGAAATTGCCGAGCATGTCCAAATCTATAATCAGCAAGGATACGCCGCTGAGATTGACTCCTACATTGACAGTGAGGAGTATGTTGAAAATTTTGGCGATCATGTTGTGCCCTATCCGCGTAGCATTCGTTCAGTGGTGGGATTGAAAAATGAAACCTTCAACCGGATGTTTTCTCTACTACGTGGACCGGCGGCCAATGATAGCGGTAACTCAGCTCGGTTAATCACTTCTATCGCAGCGAATGTCGCCACTCCCATCGAACTTCCCGCTGTAGGAAATGGTGCTTCTTATGGCAATACAGACAAGCGCTTTCGGATTGTATTTTCTAGCTCCAAAGCTACGGCTCGTCTCAACAAGTTAACCCGTCAGGAATGTCTGGTTAACTATAGCCAGATGTCTCAGGAAGTTCAGACTATCCACAAGAGGGGTGGAAAAATTCTCAAGATTACTGAGTTGGTTTAG
- a CDS encoding response regulator transcription factor yields the protein MRILLIEDDITLAETLAEALTDQLYVVDIAPNGAAAWEYFDALDYDLLLLDVMLPDLDGISLCKQLRLQGYQMPVLMITARDTVSDKIAGLDAGADDYIVKPVDLGELFARVRALLRRGSVSAPILEWGKLRFDPSTYEANYNDRPLHLTPKEYSLLELLLRNGRRVLSRHVMIEHIWSLKDPPEEDTIKVHIRSLRQKLKAVGAPEDFIETVHGIGYRLGKGNFY from the coding sequence ATGAGGATTCTTTTAATTGAAGATGACATAACTTTGGCTGAGACTCTAGCAGAAGCCCTCACCGATCAACTTTATGTCGTTGATATTGCACCCAATGGAGCAGCAGCATGGGAATACTTTGATGCTCTTGATTATGACCTTTTGCTCTTGGATGTGATGCTTCCCGATCTTGATGGCATCAGTCTCTGTAAGCAACTGCGTCTTCAAGGTTATCAAATGCCAGTTTTGATGATAACGGCCCGTGATACAGTTAGTGATAAAATCGCGGGTCTTGATGCTGGAGCAGATGATTATATTGTGAAACCGGTCGATCTCGGTGAATTGTTTGCACGGGTTCGTGCCCTTTTACGTCGAGGGAGTGTATCTGCTCCTATTTTAGAATGGGGAAAATTAAGGTTTGATCCTAGCACGTATGAAGCCAATTATAACGATCGCCCCTTGCATCTCACCCCCAAAGAATATTCTCTTTTAGAACTCTTACTGCGTAATGGTCGTCGTGTGTTGAGTCGTCATGTGATGATTGAACATATTTGGTCACTTAAAGATCCTCCAGAAGAAGATACAATTAAAGTCCATATTCGGAGTTTACGTCAAAAATTAAAAGCCGTGGGTGCGCCTGAAGATTTTATTGAAACTGTTCATGGGATTGGATACCGATTAGGGAAAGGTAACTTTTATTAA